In Dryobates pubescens isolate bDryPub1 chromosome 26, bDryPub1.pri, whole genome shotgun sequence, a single window of DNA contains:
- the ADA gene encoding adenosine deaminase isoform X1, translating into MERGLSVFGDPKVELHVHLDGAIRPETILHYGRKRGVPLPGNTVDDLLKHVSYKTPLTFTKFLEKFNHYMPAIAGDREAVRRIAYELVETKAKEGVVYVEVRYSPHLLANCRVDPIPWGQAEGDLTPDEVVNLVNQGLQDGERDFHIKARSILCCMRHMPSWSPEVVELCKKYQNNSVVAIDLAGDECLKVENSSEHKAAYEEAERCGVHRTVHAGEVGPPARIKEAVYMLKAERIGHGYHVLEDLELYKELLKAKMHFEVCPWSSYLTGACLPDFRKHPAVQFKKDQANFSINTDDPLIFNSTIDKDYSIVKDYMGFTEEEFKRVNLNAARSSFLPEKEKQELLNTLYEAYGMAPNTS; encoded by the exons GTTGAGCTTCACGTCCACCTGGATGGAGCCATTAGACCAGAAACTATCTTGCACTATGGCAG GAAAAGAGGGGTTCCTCTCCCTGGCAACACTGTGGATGACCTCCTGAAGCACGTCAGTTATAAAACCCCCCTGACATTCACCAAGTTTCTCGAGAAGTTCAATCATTACATGCCTGCCATCGC GGGGGACCGCGAGGCGGTGCGCAGGATCGCCTACGAGCTGGTGGAGACCAAGGCCAAGGAAGGCGTCGTCTACGTGGAGGTCCGCTACAGCCCTCACCTCCTGGCCAACTGCCGTGTGGATCCCATCCCCTGGGGCCAAGCTGA gggagacctcactccaGATGAAGTGGTTAACCTTGTAAATCAGGGCCTGCAGGATGGAGAAAGGGATTTCCACATCAAAGCCAGGTCTATTCTATGCTGCATGCGCCATATGCCAA GCTGGTctccagaggtggtggagctctGCAAGAAGTATCAAAACAACTCTGTGGTGGCCATTGATCTGGCTGGGGACGAGTGCCTGAAGGTGGAGAACTCCTCTGAGCACAAGGCAGCCTACGAG GAAGCTGAACGATGTGGGGTTCATCGCACCGTCCACGCAGGGGAGGTCGGCCCACCTGCCAGGATCAAGGAG gcagtTTATATGCTGAAGGCTGAGCGCATTGGCCATGGCTACCATGTCCTGGAGGACCTCGAGCTCTACAAGGAGCTGTTGAAAGCTAAGATGCATTTTGAG GTCTGCCCCTGGTCCAGTTATCTCACTGGAGCATGCCTTCCAGACTTCAGGAAACACCCAGCAGTGCA GTTTAAGAAGGATCAAGCTAACTTTTCTATAAACACAGATGACCCCCTCATCTTTAACTCCACCATTGACAAGGATTACAGCATAGTGAAGGACTACATGGGCTTCACTGAGGAGGAGTTCAAGAGAGTG AACCTCAATGCAGCTCGGTCCAGCTTCTTAcctgagaaggaaaagcaggagctgctcaacACACTGTATGAAGCCTATGGGATGGCCCCCAACACATCCTGA
- the ADA gene encoding adenosine deaminase isoform X2 gives MGWVLSPSACPCPAAGSCVPWQRAGSSAQAGLVPNSCCHLCMLLCPMWPGRGCERCSSALGGLVGLLWMFRGDLTPDEVVNLVNQGLQDGERDFHIKARSILCCMRHMPSWSPEVVELCKKYQNNSVVAIDLAGDECLKVENSSEHKAAYEEAERCGVHRTVHAGEVGPPARIKEAVYMLKAERIGHGYHVLEDLELYKELLKAKMHFEVCPWSSYLTGACLPDFRKHPAVQFKKDQANFSINTDDPLIFNSTIDKDYSIVKDYMGFTEEEFKRVNLNAARSSFLPEKEKQELLNTLYEAYGMAPNTS, from the exons atgggatgggtgctgagccccagcgcttgtccctgccctgctgcaggcagttgtGTGCCCTGGCAAAgagcaggctcctctgctcaggCAGGACTGGTGCCCAATTCTTGCTGTCATCTGTGCATGCTTTTGTGCCCCATGTGGCCAGGGCGTGGGTGTGAGAggtgctcctcagctctgggtGGTCTGGTTGGGCTCCTCTGGATGTTCAG gggagacctcactccaGATGAAGTGGTTAACCTTGTAAATCAGGGCCTGCAGGATGGAGAAAGGGATTTCCACATCAAAGCCAGGTCTATTCTATGCTGCATGCGCCATATGCCAA GCTGGTctccagaggtggtggagctctGCAAGAAGTATCAAAACAACTCTGTGGTGGCCATTGATCTGGCTGGGGACGAGTGCCTGAAGGTGGAGAACTCCTCTGAGCACAAGGCAGCCTACGAG GAAGCTGAACGATGTGGGGTTCATCGCACCGTCCACGCAGGGGAGGTCGGCCCACCTGCCAGGATCAAGGAG gcagtTTATATGCTGAAGGCTGAGCGCATTGGCCATGGCTACCATGTCCTGGAGGACCTCGAGCTCTACAAGGAGCTGTTGAAAGCTAAGATGCATTTTGAG GTCTGCCCCTGGTCCAGTTATCTCACTGGAGCATGCCTTCCAGACTTCAGGAAACACCCAGCAGTGCA GTTTAAGAAGGATCAAGCTAACTTTTCTATAAACACAGATGACCCCCTCATCTTTAACTCCACCATTGACAAGGATTACAGCATAGTGAAGGACTACATGGGCTTCACTGAGGAGGAGTTCAAGAGAGTG AACCTCAATGCAGCTCGGTCCAGCTTCTTAcctgagaaggaaaagcaggagctgctcaacACACTGTATGAAGCCTATGGGATGGCCCCCAACACATCCTGA
- the PKIG gene encoding cAMP-dependent protein kinase inhibitor gamma, which yields MEVESSTYTDFISCDRAGRRNAVHDIQQEASAISMRQLTQDLGDLAVGAAESQRDATSSEKDPGARPKGQEKSPSP from the exons ATGGAGGTCGAGTCCAGCACCTACACAGACTTCATCTCCTGCGACCGGGCGGGCCGGAGGAACGCCGTGCACGACATCCAGCAGGAGGCCAGCGCCATCAGCATGCGCCAGCTGACCCAGGACCTGGGGGACCTCgctgtgggagcagcag AAAGCCAAAGAGATGCCACTTCTTCAGAGAAGGACCCTGGAGCAAGACCAAAGGGGCAGGAGAAGAgcccttccccatga